From the Lycium barbarum chloroplast, complete genome genome, one window contains:
- the rbcL gene encoding ribulose-1,5-bisphosphate carboxylase/oxygenase large subunit, with product MSPQTETKASVGFKAGVKEYKLTYYTPEYQTKDTDILAAFRVTPQPGVPPEEAGAAVAAESSTGTWTTVWTDGLTSLDRYKGRCYRIERVIGEKDQYIAYVAYPLDLFEEGSVTNMFTSIVGNVFGFKALRALRLEDLRIPTAYVKTFQGPPHGIQVERDKLNKYGRPLLGCTIKPKLGLSAKNYGRAVYECLRGGLDFTKDDENVNSQPFMRWRDRFCFCAEALYKAQAETGEIKGHYLNATAGTCEEMMKRAIFARELGVPIVMHDYLTGGFTANTSLAHYCRDNGLLLHIHRAMHAVIDRQKNHGIHFRVLAKALRMSGGDHIHAGTVVGKLEGERDITLGFVDLLRDDFVEQDRSRGIYFTQDWVSLPGVLPVASGGIHVWHMPALTEIFGDDSVLQFGGGTLGHPWGNAPGAVANRVALEACVKARNEGRDLAQEGNEIIREACKWSPELAAACEVWKEIVFNFAAVDVLDKTVDISSK from the coding sequence ATGTCACCACAAACAGAGACTAAAGCAAGTGTTGGATTCAAAGCTGGTGTTAAAGAGTACAAATTGACTTATTATACTCCTGAGTACCAAACCAAGGATACTGATATATTGGCAGCATTCCGAGTAACTCCTCAACCTGGAGTTCCACCTGAAGAAGCAGGGGCCGCGGTAGCTGCGGAATCTTCTACTGGTACATGGACAACTGTATGGACCGATGGACTTACCAGCCTTGATCGTTACAAAGGGCGATGCTACCGCATCGAGCGTGTTATTGGAGAAAAAGATCAATATATTGCTTATGTAGCTTACCCTTTAGACCTTTTTGAAGAAGGTTCTGTTACCAACATGTTTACTTCCATTGTAGGTAATGTATTTGGGTTCAAAGCCCTGCGCGCTCTACGTCTGGAAGATCTGCGAATCCCTACTGCTTATGTTAAAACTTTCCAAGGTCCGCCTCATGGGATCCAAGTTGAAAGAGATAAATTGAACAAGTATGGTCGTCCCCTGTTGGGATGTACTATTAAACCTAAATTGGGGTTATCCGCTAAAAACTACGGTAGAGCTGTTTATGAATGTCTTCGCGGTGGACTTGATTTTACCAAAGATGATGAGAACGTGAACTCACAACCATTTATGCGTTGGAGAGATCGTTTCTGCTTTTGTGCCGAAGCACTTTATAAAGCACAGGCTGAAACAGGTGAAATCAAAGGGCATTACTTGAATGCTACTGCAGGTACATGCGAAGAGATGATGAAAAGAGCTATATTTGCTAGAGAATTGGGTGTTCCGATCGTAATGCATGACTACTTAACGGGGGGATTCACCGCAAATACTAGCTTGGCTCATTATTGCCGAGATAATGGTCTACTTCTTCACATCCACCGTGCAATGCATGCGGTTATTGATAGACAGAAGAATCATGGTATCCACTTCCGGGTATTAGCAAAAGCGTTACGTATGTCTGGTGGAGATCATATTCACGCTGGTACCGTAGTAGGTAAACTTGAAGGTGAAAGAGACATAACTCTGGGCTTTGTTGATTTACTGCGTGATGATTTTGTTGAACAAGATCGAAGTCGCGGTATTTATTTCACTCAAGATTGGGTCTCTTTACCAGGTGTTCTACCCGTGGCTTCAGGAGGTATTCACGTTTGGCATATGCCTGCTCTGACCGAGATCTTTGGGGATGATTCCGTACTACAGTTCGGTGGAGGAACTTTAGGACATCCTTGGGGTAATGCGCCAGGTGCCGTAGCTAACCGAGTAGCTCTAGAAGCATGTGTAAAAGCTCGTAATGAAGGACGTGATCTTGCTCAGGAAGGTAATGAGATTATTCGCGAGGCTTGCAAATGGAGCCCGGAACTAGCTGCTGCTTGTGAGGTATGGAAAGAGATCGTATTTAATTTTGCAGCAGTAGACGTTTTGGATAAAACAGTAGACATTAGCAGCAAATAA
- the accD gene encoding AccD codes for MTIHLLYFHANRGQENSMERWWFNSMLFKKEFKRRCGLNKSMGSLGPIENTSEDPNRKVKNIHSCSNVDYLFGVKDIRNFISDDTFLVSDRNGDSYSIYFDIENQIFEIDNDHSFLSELESSFYSYRNSSYLNNGFRGEDPYYNSYMYDTQYSWNNHINSCIDNYLQAQICIDTSIISGNENYGDSYIYRTICGSESRNSSENEGSSRRTRTKGSDLTIRESSNDLEVTQKYKHLWVQCENCYGLNYKKFLKSKMNICEQCGYHLKMSSSDRIELLIDPGTWDPMDEDMVSLDPIEFHSEEEPYKDRIDSYQRKTGLTEAVQTGIGQLNGIPVAIGVMDFQFMGGSMGSVVGEKITRLIEHAANQILPLIIVCASGGARMQEGSLSLMQMAKISSALYDYQLNKKLFYVSILTSPTTGGVTASFGMLGDIIIAEPNAYIAFAGKRVIEQTLNKTVPEGSQAAEYLFQKGLFDLIVPRNLLKSVLSELFKLHAFFPLNQKESKIK; via the coding sequence ATGACTATTCATCTATTGTATTTTCATGCAAATAGGGGGCAAGAAAACTCTATGGAAAGATGGTGGTTTAATTCGATGTTGTTTAAGAAGGAGTTCAAACGCAGGTGTGGGCTAAATAAATCAATGGGCAGTCTTGGTCCTATTGAAAATACCAGTGAAGATCCAAATCGAAAAGTGAAAAACATTCATAGTTGCAGTAATGTTGATTATTTATTCGGCGTTAAAGACATTCGGAATTTCATCTCTGATGATACTTTTTTAGTTAGTGATAGGAATGGAGACAGTTATTCCATCTATTTTGATATTGAAAATCAGATTTTTGAGATTGACAACGATCATTCTTTTCTGAGTGAACTAGAAAGTTCTTTTTATAGTTATCGAAACTCGAGTTATCTGAATAATGGATTTAGGGGCGAAGATCCCTACTATAATTCTTACATGTATGATACTCAATATAGTTGGAATAATCACATTAATAGTTGCATTGATAATTATCTTCAGGCTCAAATCTGTATAGATACTTCCATTATAAGTGGTAATGAGAATTACGGTGACAGTTACATTTATAGAACCATTTGTGGTAGTGAAAGTCGAAATAGTAGTGAAAATGAGGGTTCCAGTAGACGAACTCGCACGAAGGGCAGTGATTTAACTATAAGAGAAAGTTCTAATGATCTCGAGGTAACTCAAAAATACAAGCATTTGTGGGTTCAATGCGAAAATTGTTATGGATTAAATTATAAGAAATTTTTGAAATCAAAAATGAATATTTGTGAACAATGTGGATATCATTTGAAAATGAGCAGTTCGGATAGAATTGAACTTTTGATTGATCCGGGTACTTGGGATCCTATGGATGAAGACATGGTCTCTCTGGATCCCATTGAATTTCATTCGGAGGAGGAGCCTTATAAAGATCGTATTGATTCTTATCAAAGAAAGACAGGATTAACCGAGGCTGTTCAAACAGGCATAGGCCAACTAAACGGCATTCCCGTAGCAATTGGGGTTATGGATTTTCAGTTTATGGGGGGTAGTATGGGATCCGTAGTCGGAGAGAAAATCACCCGTTTGATTGAACACGCTGCGAATCAAATTTTACCTCTTATTATAGTGTGTGCTTCTGGGGGGGCGCGCATGCAGGAAGGAAGTTTGAGCTTGATGCAAATGGCTAAAATATCGTCTGCTTTATATGATTATCAATTAAATAAAAAGTTATTTTATGTATCAATCCTTACATCTCCGACAACTGGTGGAGTAACAGCTAGTTTTGGTATGTTGGGGGATATCATTATTGCCGAACCCAATGCCTACATTGCATTTGCAGGTAAAAGAGTAATTGAACAAACATTGAATAAAACAGTACCCGAAGGTTCACAAGCAGCTGAATACTTATTCCAGAAGGGTTTATTCGACCTAATTGTACCACGTAATCTTTTAAAAAGCGTTCTGAGTGAGTTATTTAAGCTCCACGCCTTTTTTCCTTTGAATCAAAAGGAAAGCAAAATCAAGTAG
- the psaI gene encoding PsaI translates to MTNLNLPSIFVPLVGLVFPAIAMASLFLHVQKNKIV, encoded by the coding sequence ATGACAAATTTGAACCTTCCATCTATTTTTGTGCCGTTAGTAGGCCTAGTCTTTCCGGCAATTGCAATGGCTTCTTTATTTCTTCATGTTCAAAAAAACAAGATTGTTTAG
- the ycf4 gene encoding Ycf4: MTWRSEHIWIELITGSRKISNFCWAFILFLGSLGFLLVGTSSYLGRNLISFFTPQQIVFFPQGIVMSFYGIAGLFISSYLWCTISWNVGSGYDRFDRKEGIVCIFRWGFPGKNRRIFLRFLIKDIQSVRIEVKEGIYARRVLYMDIRGQGSIPLTRTDENLTPREMEQKAAELAYFLRVPIEVF, translated from the coding sequence ATGACTTGGCGATCAGAACATATATGGATAGAACTTATAACGGGGTCTCGAAAAATAAGTAATTTCTGCTGGGCCTTTATCCTTTTTTTAGGTTCATTAGGCTTCTTATTAGTTGGAACTTCCAGTTATCTTGGTAGAAATTTGATATCTTTTTTTACGCCTCAGCAAATCGTTTTTTTTCCACAAGGAATCGTGATGTCTTTCTACGGAATTGCGGGTCTCTTTATTAGCTCTTATTTGTGGTGCACAATTTCCTGGAATGTAGGTAGTGGTTATGATCGATTCGATAGAAAGGAAGGAATAGTCTGTATTTTTCGTTGGGGATTTCCGGGAAAAAATCGTCGCATATTCCTCCGATTCCTTATAAAAGATATTCAGTCCGTTAGAATAGAAGTTAAAGAGGGTATTTATGCTCGTCGTGTTCTTTATATGGACATCCGAGGCCAGGGGTCCATTCCCTTGACCCGTACTGATGAGAATTTGACTCCACGAGAAATGGAACAAAAGGCTGCTGAATTAGCCTATTTCTTGCGTGTACCAATTGAAGTATTTTGA
- the cemA gene encoding CemA, with amino-acid sequence MAKKKAFTPLFYLASIVFLPWWISFSVNKCLESWVTNWWNTGQSEIFLNNIQEKSLLEKFIELEELLFLDEMIKEYSETHLEEFGIGIHKETIQLIKIQNENRIHTILHFSTNIICFIILSGYSFLGNEKLVILNSWAQEFLYNLSDTVKAFSILLLTDLCIGFHSPHGWELMIGSIYKDFGFVHNDQIISGLVSTFPVILDTIFKYWIFRYLNRLSPSLVVIYHSMND; translated from the coding sequence ATGGCAAAAAAGAAAGCATTCACTCCTCTTTTCTATCTTGCATCTATAGTATTTTTGCCCTGGTGGATTTCTTTCTCAGTTAATAAATGTCTGGAATCTTGGGTTACTAATTGGTGGAATACTGGGCAATCCGAAATTTTTTTGAATAATATTCAAGAAAAGAGTCTTCTAGAAAAATTCATAGAATTAGAGGAACTCCTCTTCTTGGACGAAATGATCAAGGAATACTCGGAAACACATCTCGAAGAGTTTGGGATAGGAATCCATAAAGAAACGATCCAATTAATCAAGATACAAAATGAGAATCGTATCCATACGATTTTGCACTTCTCGACAAATATCATCTGTTTTATTATTCTAAGCGGGTATTCATTTTTGGGTAATGAAAAACTTGTTATTCTTAACTCTTGGGCTCAGGAATTCCTATATAACTTAAGTGACACAGTAAAAGCTTTTTCTATTCTTTTATTAACTGATTTATGTATCGGATTCCATTCACCCCACGGTTGGGAATTAATGATTGGCTCTATCTATAAAGATTTTGGATTTGTTCATAATGATCAAATTATATCTGGTCTTGTTTCCACCTTTCCAGTCATTCTCGATACAATTTTTAAATATTGGATTTTCCGTTATTTAAATCGTCTGTCTCCGTCACTTGTAGTTATTTATCATTCAATGAATGACTGA
- the petA gene encoding PetA, translating into MQTRNAFSWLKKQITRSISVSLMIYILTRTSISSAYPVFAQQGYENPREATGRIVCANCHLANKPVEIEVPQAVLPDTVFEAVVRIPYDMQLKQVLANGKKGGLNVGAVLILPEGFELAPPDRISPEMKEKIGNLSFQNYRPNKKNILVIGPVPGKKYSEITFPILSPDPATKKDAYFLKYPIYVGGNRGRGQIYPDGSKSNNTVYNATGAGIVSKIIRKEKGGYEITITDASEGRQVVDIIPPGPELLVSEGESIKFDQPLTSNPNVGGFGQGDAEIVLQDPLRVQGLLFFLASVILAQIFLVLKKKQFEKVQLAEMNF; encoded by the coding sequence ATGCAAACTAGAAATGCTTTTTCTTGGCTAAAGAAACAGATTACTCGATCTATTTCCGTATCGCTCATGATATATATCTTAACTCGGACATCCATTTCAAGTGCATATCCCGTTTTTGCACAGCAGGGTTATGAAAATCCACGAGAAGCGACTGGGCGTATTGTATGTGCCAATTGCCATTTAGCTAATAAGCCCGTGGAGATTGAGGTTCCACAAGCGGTACTTCCTGATACTGTATTTGAAGCAGTTGTTCGAATTCCTTATGATATGCAACTGAAACAGGTTCTTGCTAATGGTAAAAAGGGGGGGTTGAACGTGGGGGCTGTTCTTATTTTACCGGAGGGGTTTGAATTAGCTCCTCCCGATCGTATTTCTCCCGAGATGAAAGAAAAGATTGGCAATTTGTCTTTTCAGAACTATCGCCCCAATAAAAAAAATATTCTTGTGATAGGCCCTGTCCCTGGTAAAAAATATAGTGAAATAACCTTCCCTATTCTTTCCCCGGACCCTGCTACTAAGAAGGATGCTTACTTCTTAAAATATCCTATATACGTAGGCGGGAACAGGGGAAGGGGTCAGATTTATCCCGACGGCAGCAAGAGTAACAATACAGTTTATAATGCTACAGGAGCAGGTATAGTAAGCAAAATCATACGAAAAGAAAAAGGGGGATATGAGATAACCATAACGGATGCGTCGGAGGGACGTCAAGTGGTTGATATTATCCCTCCAGGACCAGAACTTCTTGTTTCCGAGGGCGAATCTATCAAATTTGATCAACCATTAACGAGTAATCCTAATGTAGGCGGATTTGGTCAGGGAGATGCAGAAATAGTACTTCAAGATCCATTACGTGTCCAAGGACTTTTGTTCTTCTTGGCATCTGTTATTTTGGCACAAATCTTTTTGGTTCTTAAAAAGAAACAGTTCGAGAAGGTTCAATTGGCCGAAATGAATTTCTAG
- the psbJ gene encoding PsbJ: protein MADTTGRIPLWIIGTVAGILVIGLIGIFFYGSYSGLGSSL, encoded by the coding sequence ATGGCCGATACTACTGGAAGGATTCCTCTTTGGATAATAGGTACTGTAGCTGGTATTCTTGTAATCGGTTTAATAGGTATTTTCTTTTATGGTTCATATTCCGGATTGGGTTCATCCCTGTAG
- the psbL gene encoding PsbL, whose amino-acid sequence MTQSNPNEQNVELNRTSLYWGLLLIFVLAVLFSNYFFN is encoded by the coding sequence ACGACACAATCAAACCCGAACGAACAAAATGTTGAATTGAATCGTACCAGTCTCTACTGGGGGTTATTACTCATTTTTGTACTTGCTGTTTTATTTTCCAATTATTTCTTCAATTAA
- the psbF gene encoding PsbF, with product MTIDRTYPIFTVRWLAVHGLAVPTVFFLGSISAMQFIQR from the coding sequence ATGACTATAGATCGAACCTATCCAATTTTTACAGTACGATGGTTGGCTGTTCACGGCCTAGCTGTACCTACCGTCTTTTTTTTGGGATCAATATCAGCAATGCAGTTCATCCAACGATAA
- the psbE gene encoding PsbE, producing the protein MSGSTGERSFADIITSIRYWVIHSITIPSLFIAGWLFVSTGLAYDVFGSPRPNEYFTESRQGIPLITGRFDPLEQLDEFSRSF; encoded by the coding sequence ATGTCTGGAAGCACAGGAGAACGTTCGTTTGCTGATATTATTACCAGTATTCGATACTGGGTCATTCATAGCATTACTATACCTTCCCTATTCATTGCGGGTTGGTTATTTGTCAGCACCGGTTTAGCTTACGATGTGTTTGGAAGCCCTCGGCCAAACGAGTATTTTACAGAGAGCCGACAAGGAATTCCATTAATAACTGGCCGTTTTGATCCTTTGGAACAACTCGATGAATTTAGTAGATCGTTTTAG
- the petL gene encoding PetL codes for MLTITSYFGFLLAALTITSALFIGLSKIRLI; via the coding sequence ATGCTTACTATAACTAGTTATTTCGGTTTTCTATTAGCGGCTTTAACTATAACCTCAGCTCTATTTATTGGTCTGAGCAAGATACGACTTATTTAA
- the petG gene encoding PetG — MIEVFLFGIVLGLIPITLAGLFVTAYLQYRRGDQLDL; from the coding sequence ATGATTGAAGTTTTTCTATTTGGAATCGTGTTAGGTCTAATTCCTATTACTTTGGCTGGATTATTCGTAACTGCATATTTACAATATAGGCGTGGTGATCAGTTGGACCTTTGA
- the psaJ gene encoding PsaJ has product MRDLKTYLSVAPVLSTLWFGALAGLLIEINRFFPDALTFPFFSF; this is encoded by the coding sequence ATGCGAGATCTAAAAACATATCTATCTGTGGCACCAGTACTAAGTACGCTATGGTTCGGGGCTTTAGCAGGTCTATTGATAGAGATTAATCGTTTTTTCCCGGATGCGTTGACATTCCCCTTTTTTTCATTCTAG
- the rpl33 gene encoding ribosomal protein L33: MAKGKDVRVTVILECTSCVRNSVDKVSRGISRYITQKNRHNTPNRLELKKFCPYCYKHTIHGEIKK; this comes from the coding sequence ATGGCCAAGGGGAAAGATGTCCGAGTAACGGTGATTTTGGAATGTACTAGTTGTGTCCGAAACAGTGTTGATAAGGTATCAAGAGGTATTTCCAGATATATTACTCAAAAGAACCGGCACAATACGCCTAATCGATTAGAATTGAAAAAATTCTGTCCCTATTGTTACAAACATACGATTCATGGGGAGATAAAGAAATAG
- the rps18 gene encoding ribosomal protein S18, which produces MDKSKRPFLKFKRSFRRRLPPIQSGDRIDYRNMSLISRFISEQGKILSRRVNRLTLKQQRLITLAIKQARILSLLPFLNNEKQFERTESTARTTGFKARNK; this is translated from the coding sequence ATGGATAAATCCAAGCGACCTTTTCTTAAATTCAAGCGATCTTTTCGTAGGCGTTTGCCCCCGATTCAATCGGGGGATCGAATTGATTATAGAAACATGAGTTTAATTAGTCGATTTATTAGTGAACAAGGAAAAATATTATCAAGACGAGTGAATAGATTGACCTTGAAACAACAACGATTAATTACTCTTGCTATAAAACAAGCTCGTATTTTATCTTTGTTACCTTTTCTCAATAATGAGAAACAATTTGAAAGAACCGAGTCGACCGCTAGAACTACTGGTTTTAAAGCCCGAAATAAATAG